The DNA window AGAAAGCGATGCTGGTGACAGGGCCAGAGTGGCCAGGGAAGTTGGCCACGTTGGTGCGCTCCTTCAGGTCCCAGATCTTGATTTGGGAATCAGCTGTCCCAGTGCCAAAAATGAGACCATCGGGGTGGAACTGAGCACAGGTGAGAGCTGTAGGGGTCAGAGGGGAAACATTACCACCCAGAGCAGGAGAACTCCTGCTCACacttccaaaaacacacacatttccactgAGGCACTTACCACAGCCAGCACTTTCATCAGTAACCTTGGTGAGGACTCGACCAGTCTGAATGTCAGAAAAGGCCCAGTACTGCAAAAACATTGGGGAGAAATGTTAGCGTGGTTAACTGGTGTATTTTAGTGTTAAATATAGACTTCAGGTCTGTCAGCTCACACACCTGATCCTCAGAGGAGCTGAGCAGGTAGTCTCCAGTAGCATGTAAGGAGAGTCCAGTGACACCTCCCTCATGGGCACGCACCACTTGGACACAGTTGCCCCCGGCGACAGACCACACACGAATGGTGCTGTCTGGAGATGCAGAGAAAACCACGGACTAGAGGGGGAGGGATTGCAAAGATGTaaggaatgaaaaataaaataaaaacagttacaATGACCGAAATACTCTTTTAGTAGTCACAGAATTTGTTTGTTGAGAGAATGAATTTGACTGGTTaatgctttaagaaaaaaagcagtACCTGGGATGGATGGTAAATAACGGAGGTGACCTTCTTGGTGTGACCCTTAAGAGTTGCCACGATCTGTTCGTCGCTTTTGTCAAACACCACCACGTTCTTATCGGCTCCACCTGAAGAACACAACAGGGTCCATTTCAAACTAAAGTCTCGAAATTATTTGTGTAttaacaaataacacaaaaataaaaaacaatgaacttTAGATGAAATCAACATACCGGTGAGAACTTTGTTGGTGTCTGAGGGACACAGATCCAGAGCCAGAATACCAGGGACACTGGCACTATGAAGACCCTGAAGGCATCAAAGAGATACGTTTTTGACATTGTGCTCATCAAGACAACCAAACAGCCATTTGATGAACAAGAAAAAGTGTAATTCGGCTAGAAATCCAAACTTACAGCGTGAGAGGCCACTTGGCGGTATTTGCTGAGATCCTCTGCTCTAATGAGCTCCTCTGGGACAGTTTTTCCCCTCTGGAGAAATACATTAAAGCAGTGAAATTGAGTCTGAGTGTATATCGCACGGTACCACAACCATTATAAACTTGTGCAAGATAAACTTTACACAACATTGAGATATCAGGAGAAATTGGCAAAGGAAAGTAAATGAAAGAATACAAAACCCCCCTAAAAAtaccttctttctctctgtggtgAGGATGGTAGCTTTGTTTTGAAGCTACAAATAGGCATATTGAAAAAGATGTTAGACCTgctaaagaaaatgtaaagctTATAGCTAAAAATAATTGATGTAGATAAGAACAGACAACTCACCTTCTGAATGATCTCTGGGGTCATTCCCACCTGTTCACTGATCTCCATGGGCTCTCCGCCCGCACCCTGAGAAACAAAGGGCAGCAACAGTCAGGAGCAGAATGTCAGAATggatttcaataaaaatgtatgttcACCATCTTATCGACAGGATATAATAAAAATCACTCACTGCTGCAGCTGGCTGAGAGGTGGGGATTGCCTGAGGAGCAACCAATCCAGCCTGGGGTTTGAGTGTAGCAAGGGCTGTAAAACAAATGTAGACCCCACTAGGAAAAAGCTCCTTCACAATGTACGTTTTTGTGGATTATTCTGAACAGACTGATGTTAATAAGCCGTTCTTGGTGCTTCCCAATTAGAGTGACGTGGTACAATAGAGGACAGACTGTTAACGCACCTTCTCTCGCAGCAGTGACCTCTTTGGTGAGCCGAGCGATGACTCTGCATGCAGCATCATGTTGGTAAAGCGCATGAGAGAGTTCTTGGCGAGTCGTCTGCAGCTGTTGCCGCAGGGTGAAGCTGTGAAGCATAACAGCATCCTAAAACAAAAGTAATAAGTTCATTATATGGTCATCTTAAGGGAACAAGCTTTGTTACAGAGGTACAAATTTGTtaacacaagaaaaacaaaggtTGTTTTCGCTTGcctaaaatgtttaaaatcagTTGACTGTGAATTTGTTCAAGCAGCGTGCCGGATTGAGTCAAGCTATGCGTTCAGCGAAGTTACCAAGACAGCGGGTCACCGTGTTTGTATTGTACATCTGTGTTAAAACCAactttggaatgtttttttagttaaaagaaaatcacattCTTCAAAAAGTCATGATTTTAGTCAAAATAGGAGACTTTGGGCATCTGAACTAAATGGTTTATGAATTCCTGCAATTGTCAAATTAGCTCATAATTCCTTAATTCAAAACAGACACGTTTTGAAGCAACAGGTTTCTGCGACAAAATTGCTGATGGGATTTTGTTGGATTTCTCTTGTGCCGGCCGTCAAAGACAACAATACCTACCCACTCATCTTGAAGGGACTTGAGAATGGCAGGAATGCTTGTTGCTGATGGAGCCTTTGGTCTAATCGGATGGGACACTGAAACAGAGAGAAATCACTTATTTaagttgtttatttgtttgtttccataATAGAGATTTTATACACTGAAggttttatgaaaaaaaaagaatatttagatTAGTCAATCATAAACCAAATCATCAGTTACCTTATTTAATATAAAACTCCAAATATTGGCAAAAACCATGTTAATCATATCAACACTAATAACGTATTAACTAAAGGTGTTTAAAAAGTTATCAGCTACATCTGACTATAATCAATGGCGGTTAATGAAAGTTATGTGTTGTTGGAACGGCTTTAGAgtagttcattcattcattcatccatccatccatggtCGGGCGGTGCTGTGCATATTAATTACATCGAGTGATTAAGCTGTATTAGTTTAGGCTAGCTGTTACATTAACTAACTGGCAACACGGCGTAGATCTCGAGCTGCTGCCAGAGGTCTCACCTTTGATATCGACGAGCTGCTCCTCGGACAGGGGTTGTCCGTTCATCGGGTCGGTCCCATTCTCTGCGATGTACTTCTCGATCAGCCTGCGCTCGAACACCTGGCTGGACACCGGGGAGACACACGGGTGCTCCGGGACCTCGTTGGAGACTAgataaaaatgcatttacaaCTTAAATATCACATAATACCGAAAATGAAACAACGACAAGCAAGACAGGCCGACCAACATTAGCAGAAGACGACACTGCATGGCCGTTAGCGCTAGCTAAGTTAGCAAGTAGCATTAGCGCAGTGGCTAACTAAGCTATACTTCCTCCGTCATATCGATCAATCCAACTTCACTTACTTGCACAAACCAAAGACATCTTTCCGACAGAGTCCTTATAGTCTCTACTGCGAATTGGGTTTTACTAGTAATGTGCCTCGATAGTTATTATCGGTAAGGTAAGCTATCCTTATGTTTTACTTTATGTGGAAATGGCACGCTGTCCTTTCATTGCCGCTACAAACGGACCTCTTCTTCTACGCTCTCTTGCAGCGCTCTGTGCAGAGCCCCGCAGTGTCTTCACTGCCCCCTAACGACGGGAGGCTTTATAAGCTGATGCCATGTGTTGACGTCATGATATTTTCAATTCAGTTTTCTGACAATTCCTGGAAATAAATCACAGGTAaatcaatgaaaataataaaaacaattttcttACAGACAAGCAAACTATGCAATAAAGTAGAAATAATCAAAAGTGTGTGTTAAAGATTCATTTATTGTCTAAGAGGTAACGTTTTTGACGCTTAAAAATATCACAAGCCAAAGTCTAATCGCTTCGGTGATAATATTATCCTTTACACAGAATTCATAGAACAATAGGCTATTGGAATATGTTGTAGATCATGTTACAATTCACAAAGCTATTACTACAATTACCTCGAGGGTTAATACACTACCACAGCAAAACCACTGAACTGCTGAGCAGACATTGAACATGATATTAATTGTTGCATTTGGAAATGGTGGAtggaaaaaacataaacaatCTCTCTATTACTGTACAGTACTTTAAAATTCCCTTCTGTAAACCTTTGAATCGCAACTCTTATTTCTATGTAGCCCTAGACGTCACATCACAAACACATGCGTACCAATACTCAGCAAATACAGTGCAGATCATACTGGTCCTGAGGGTCTGGAGGTAGGTAACAGCAGGGTATTTCAGGAGCACCATCATCAGTGTCAAGAAATGTGTAATAGGAGACAGGTCAGCTACTGCTCAACtcaataaaaagatgaaaaaagggcATGCAATTATCATACCAGACCATTAAAATTAGGCTAATATGCAAAAGGCACAGGTGGGGTATTTATTTTCAGAATTCAATACTGTAGTTCCTCCAAATCttattgttcttcttctttcgtCTTCTTCCTTCAGCTCGAGTTCTGTGTTTTATAAGAAGTTCAGTTTCTCTGAGGTGTAAACACTGCAGGAGTCAGAGGTGTCCCTGTCTAGTGGCAGTGTGGAAAAGTAACCTCGTGATGTGCTCCTCCTGCCATtatccttgtctttttttatctgGAATTTAACACAGTCTTCAGAGGAGTGGAGACAGTCTGAAGCCCCGGGCATCAAAAAGGAAATccttctctcttcctcattgTAGTGAGATGAGTCCGGCtaagaacaataaaaaaaacaccacacacactgtatataacaaaacattttagaCTGTGATATACAAATACTCACAGCTAGAGTGTGGTATTACCTCAGTGGTGGAATTATGAAGAGGGGAGCTCGTTGCTGCCGACGTGTTTGCTTCCTGATTCTCAGCTCTTGCAGTTCCCACCATAACTGGACAGAAACCCTAGAAATACAAGCGGCAGCGCACAAGCAAAAGTGGTACTTGTAAACTTACGATGCTAATAAACAATTCAAAGAAAAGGCGCAACACTTGTTGGCAGATTTAACTCTGTAACTGAGCCTTACAGTATGAGTAGGACTGGCTCTGGGGGTACATTTTCTTGGCGTTACAGGCGGTTCAGCGTGAGTGTGGTAGCTTGAGGGGTGAGGGCTCGGCCGGCTGTAATCCTGCAGAGGCAAACACGTAACAAACATGTAAAAGTCTTAGTGAGGAGATGGGCCACCAGgagacacacaaaaagcttTAATGCCCTGTGTTATAGATTGTTATTCTGGTATATGGGACAAGCGAAGAACGTTCTTTCAATAAATATTCCTTCACTACATGTTGTCATGACAGACACCGCAGTCTAAGTCTGTCTCCATTCATTTGTTCCGGCTTTAATTTTTTGCCTGTCCTAATTTTGTTGTTTGTCTGCTTCAATGAACCTCAACATTTTCGCAAAGCCAAGCCCTCAGAAGGCTTTATCCATATTTAGGCCCATTTATAAAGGATTGTCAATAGCACGCATGCAAGTCTTCCTCATACAACATATGGATTGCAGTCTGTACAATCTATGATATTGATTGAGAAAGAATTGACGCTTAAAGAGATTATTCACATACGCAGTCAAGCTCCAAAAGCCCATCTGATTTGTAAAGTCCTGTAATGGCTAGTGCCATATGGCTATTTAATCTGTTCTATATAAACTCCCCACATGGTTGACATTATGTAATAACCAACACTTACCCCAAACCTACATACACTAGATTTAGATTTTGAATTTAATCTTAACTGGTACATTTATTTGTGGGGGGATTGAATTCAGTGTCtttgatattttaaaattaaTCTATAatctgaaaaatataaaaatcacaTGAAGTCAAACTTACATGTTGAAATGTGCAAACTGAATTAAAGGACTGCAATGTTTTTGGATGTGTTGGATGGCAATCCTTTATTGAATTACCAAAACGACTAAATGGTAACATGAGAAAGAGCATATTTATTTTGAGAGCAGGACAGGCAGCAAAAAGCATGTAGCCCTGGGATTAATTACCCCACCTGCCCAACTGTCTCAAACAGCAGGACCAATAACCGGGTTCCCCTGATCTCCTCACCTGGATGTTCACCCTCGGAGGGTTGGCTGGAGGGACGCGGTTTATTCTGAGGATAGCGACGAGCTGCGACAGGCTGCAGTTTGGGTATCGCCTCATGAACAGGATGAAACCGACCAGCGACACAAACAAGCCAGAAGGCACAGTGATGGACCTGAGAAGTGCTCGCCATCTGCCTCCCTTTTCTAGGAGAGGATTAGGAAACAAGAAATTTagaatgagacaaaaaaaagtagaaaaaaccCCATCTAAAGACACGCTGTGACTCACCAATCACCTGCAGCCAGGTGGAGGATACCAGGTTGCCGACCACATCCCTGATTTCATAAAACCCGTCGTGCCTTGAGTTCAGCCTCACTATGGCGACCTCGTTGATGCTGCCATTCCTGACCAGCGAGATGAGGCCCCTGTAGCGCATGTCGTGGTCCATTATATGGCCCTCACGGATCAGCTGCACTGGGCCACGGGGGGGCTTGTGGTCAAAAGGGCCCGGGGAGGATTCGTCAAGGAATCGGGTAGGGGTAAAAATGAGGTGGACATGCGGGACAGGAAGAAAGAGGGGCAGGTTTAGAGACTCCTTGGTAAAGCGGGTGACATTGAAGGAGTGCTCTGCACCCAGGACCATGAACACAAAGACAGGGTTGGAGAAGGAAGGAAATGCGACGACATGGGAGGGTGTTAGGTGGAAAGggaaagataaaatataaatgttatagaTGACAGGACCCTTAAGTTAAGGTATTTCATCAGTCAGCTTCCTGAAGGTCATCCTGTCATCGTCCATCTTTGCTCACCGCGGACAGTGAGAGAGCTGCGGTACAGGACCTTGCCCTGGCTGTCCCTCACAGTGTAGTTGCCCTGGTCCGCTTGCGTCACTCTCTCGGCCACCCACACTTTCCCTCCACGCAACCGCCCTCGGCCCGCGTCGCTGGTCACTGGGTCGGTCCGGTTCCACAGGACGACCGGCATGGCCTCCGGGGGAGCACCCCGGGGGGAGAACTCCAGCAAGGAGCCGTTTTCGGGGATGCTGTGCTCAAATTTATCCCCGTACTTTCCGTGGTAGGACTTGATGCATTCTGAAGCAGGAGGAAGGAGCGAGGGATGAGAGCGAAAAGCAATCTCTTTGATGCCATTTACTACGTTTCAGATGACTTTGAGTTTGACAGCAGTTCCACTGAGGACACAACAGGTTTATTAGCGATGTATTGTGAAAATAACCCAGGGCTGGATTACAGAAAATAAGAAGAATGTTGTACCTGAAACAATCAAACGAACGGCCTCGTAGGTAAATCCAGAGACCAGTTTGATGGCATAAAGTCCCTGATCACTGTGAGTCACTTCTCTCAGAACCAGCATCCTGTCTCTGGTCCACTCAAACCGCGGGTCCTTCACCTGCAGATGTACAATTAATACATGTGTGAAACTGGTAGCGACACACATAATAGAAAGAATCAACACGCTTCAACCCACAATGGTTTTGTCCAGCAGGACGCGGCGCGGCCCCTCTGGGTTTGGTGTAAAAGTCACCGTTCTGGATGAGGAGTAAACCGGCAGACGAAATTCCCTCCCAGCACACACAATCTGGGCTTCTTCTCTTGTACCTGCAGTAGAGAAGGAAGTGAGTCCCCTCTTCACAGAATATGCTTTGTAGGTGAGGGGAGTGTAATGCTTTTGACTCACTTGATGCATCCCATGCTGTAGGGAGAGCAGAATGAATCTGATTATTATTCATCACCTCCAGCAAAATTACCTCACACTGAAATATTACAAAAGGAGCAATGGTACCATTTCATATTGCAGCAAAGTTAGATAAGAAATGGATTTAATTGTACAGTAAATAATTTGTTTGTGGAAAAAACTATAATCCATTTATTCATctcaaataaacatttacaaCAGTTTTGATTATGTTAAGTAACCTTTATTGGTGACACACATTTCTATATATAAACATAACAGCTTCTTAGGAAGTGAGAAATCTGTATATTGCTGATTTTATTAACATTGGTTAACTAAAACTGTATGTCCTCTTAAAATAGGGGAAACAATGCAGTGGATAGTACAGCATATCAAACAATAGATTTTCACCAGAGGTTCTTACGAAATTGGTTTCTTCTCCGGAAAAGCACAATCATTTAACACGGTACAAATGTACCAACGCGATATTCACGAACGTACCCAGAGAGATTGGAAGGGCCGAAAGGAAGGCGAGCATGGCACTGTAGGACATCTTCTTCACCTGTAAAGACAGACCGGGATGGTTTTCATCAACAAGCACAGTGAGAGAGGTCGTCACTCATCCTCCCTCCAACACATGTACTGCGATGCGGCGGCCCAAACAGCTATCGATGGGTGTAGACACGATCACAGCGTCTGCGTCGCCTCTGGGACTCACCTGAATGTGTGAAGAATGAATCCACCGCCGGGGTATTTGTGAACGATTATGGGAATAGGGATGAGGAGATAAGAACGTCCTCTGCAGAGCGCGCATGGGCAGTGGTGCGCTTGGTTTATTTAAGGGAATGGTGCCCTGTATTCTGTGCAGCCTCTACGCAAGATGCGTCACATCGGATTCTGGGTTTAAATACGCCATTGGCGCAAGAGAGTGACCGGTTACAGCGTGGGATCCTCCTGGAGGGCTGTGTGACAATATTACATCTCACACGTTCTCAACCATTtgcaaaaaaaggtattttattaAGAAAGTCATGTAATTGTAATTGAACATTTTAGATCAAAACCTGGCTTCAAAGAAACGTTTAAAGTTTGCGTGTAGCGCAGTTATGACGCAAACAGGAAGCCCTGCCCATTCCAGTTCCAGTTACATCGAAACACCCCGTGAAAGGACTGTGCAGTGAGTCGAGAGCCTCTTTTTCCAGTAAGTTCAAATGTTGAGCTCGATCTTCAGCTGTGAAAATGTAAGACCGCAGCGCACGTTCACGTGCACAACCTCCTCTATCTCGTTCACATGCAcaacctctcctccctctgcaggacATGTTACTCTTCTACGCGACTGTTGTCTCCGTCTTGTTCGGTGGTGAGTGTACTTCATATAAGCTCAATGCATGCGTAATGCCTTTGACATTGTTTTGAAAACTGTCCGCATCTCATATCGGAGTAGTTGTTACTTTCACCAAGAAGGGAAGATGGGCAAGTCAAGTCATGTTTGAAATCTTCCACCCTGAACTAGCTGTACTTGATAGAGTGATTTTCATGTGCGAAAGTAATCTATTGGAACAAAGGTGTATTTTCATTAACTCCAATACTGTGAGTTATGTAAGAAAAAATGTAACTCTATTACGTAACTAAAGTGTGAAATATTTCATCAAAGCGTGTTTGAAACCCCCACGTTACTGATGTCTTACTTATTGCGTGACACCATTGTCATCACACTTTACCGCATTTTGACGCATGTATTGGACAAAAAGTTAACTATTGTGTAATACAGACCTTCTTAAGTCTTGATGTTCCCTTCGAACCCACTAGTTTTAATTTGTCTCTCTTATTGTTACAATCTACCCCGTAAGGCGTGGCAAGAATGCAGTTAAAGGTTCTGAGACAAAAAATGGCAACTATCCCCACCTCTGCAATTTGTATAAATATGCAAAGTTGCAAGTAGTATTTaagtacaaatgttttttttatttacattactAAGATTTTTTCTAACTATAAATGCACTGGTCCCAAGTCAACcttaaagcctagtttatgcttctgcgttttcagagaaacgcaaggacacgcagacggAGCCCCTTGCACGCCCCTCGCCTGCCTTTTCGCCCCCTTGCGCGTGCTTGCGTGTGCCGCGGGTGGCGTCCTCATAGTGGACGCAGAACTCCGCAaaacgtcggtttgccggtcgaggggtgCACAAAGTTAGGGAGGAAAATACGAGACAAATATCTCCGCGAAAAATATGCATTgaaaagcaacagcagcaatGCAAGGGCCcaaaagtctctgataaataaataaacaaaccaacgacttccacacaagAAGACGTCACTCCCTAGGTTTTCTGCAAGAAATTCTTTGAAACACGCGCAAGcttttttgaaccatgaattgaaacaagtccgtcgacacaagacgcagaagcatgttccagcctttaGCCTCCTTTGTGTTTTATTAGTTTGAAGTCTTTAGTTGAATTGTATTGATTTATGTAGTCCCCGTTTCGATACATTTGACCATTAAGAGGATTTACTTATTTAATTATAGGTGTACACGTTTGGATATTGCAGTTGTATCATTGTTATGTCCTATAATACTATAATATTTTATGAGATTATATATCAATGTACATCTTGTGGACTctggaacaaacaaaacaagcaaaaataatTCCCCTTTCTGTGGTTTCTAATGTATTGAAGTTGCTTAAATGTAATGCACATGTCATCAGATGCTGTTCACTTGACTTTAATCTTCCCTCTATCTATCTCTGCTTCTGATTAAAGGTTCGTCCTCTCTTCAATTTGAATCAAAGTGCTTTGGGAGCAGTTTGACTTTCCCATTTTACTTAGGACCACCTCTTTTTTATGGGCAGCTGTACTTCACTCCGAGTACAGGCGGACCAAGTCAGTTGATGATGGATAACATGAAGGTGAGCAACTTTTGCTGCATATCATATATAGAGTAACAACATAGTATCGCTATGACAACCAAGATCTGTAACTTCATGTAAATCAGGTCAAAGTAAGTACTGAATGAACAGAATCGACACTTTGTCCTGAGTAATTGTGATTTTGTTGTCCACCGACTCAGGCAAAGCATCCACGCATAAAGGTTGAGAGGACCTCGGTAAGCTTTATACAGTTGACAGAGAAGGATGAAGGAATGTTTTCCACCTCACATGACCATGGTGCAAAACAAAATGCACTGAAGCTGAGAATTATGGGTGAGAATGTTAAactatattgtatatttaaagGCTCCATTCCATCAGAAAAAACCTTGTATAAACCGTTATTCCCTTGTtacagtgtttgtttttgccttttcagCATGTGCCGACGAGGTAATGCAGAATTACGGGGACAAATTCTCAAAAGAGGTTCCAAGAGAGGCAGAATTCCTGGAGTTCACTCCCCTTCAGAGTGGGGACCAACTAAAGGTTTTGTGGAATCGCTCTGATCCTCAAGCCATTAACCGAGGCAGGGGGCAGATTAACCGTAATTTCTACAACATTAGAAATCTCAATCAGGCAGACACAGGCTTCTACAACTTCAGAGGAAAAGACAACACTTTGATCTCTCGGATAAAGCTCGAAGTCAAAGGTGATGTTAGGAAATTTATTCTGCCCCAAGCTTTTAGACTGCAGTGTGTATGAGATGTTGTTACACTATATGCGCTTTATCACACACAGCGTGGCGAAGATACTACAACAGAGAGGTGAACGAGGAGGTCTTGAttgaaaaccctccaaacaTTCACCCGTGGACCGGGGCTTTTAGACCGGAGTTGGAAATGGAAAACCAAACATTGATGAGAGGTGGCCGTCTGCTCACAGAAGAGGAGACTGACTCGCACTCAGTAAGTTTTGCAGGGAGGCTGCAGGCCGTTAGCGGGGGCATGCGGATTTCCCGCGTGGAAATCACAGACTCGGGCACCTTTGCCTT is part of the Pungitius pungitius chromosome 2, fPunPun2.1, whole genome shotgun sequence genome and encodes:
- the LOC119210709 gene encoding uncharacterized protein LOC119210709 isoform X2, which gives rise to MLLFYATVVSVLFGGSSSLQFESKCFGSSLTFPFYLGPPLFYGQLYFTPSTGGPSQLMMDNMKAKHPRIKVERTSVSFIQLTEKDEGMFSTSHDHGAKQNALKLRIMACADEVMQNYGDKFSKEVPREAEFLEFTPLQSGDQLKVLWNRSDPQAINRGRGQINRNFYNIRNLNQADTGFYNFRGKDNTLISRIKLEVKAWRRYYNREVNEEVLIENPPNIHPWTGAFRPELEMENQTLMRGGRLLTEEETDSHSVSFAGRLQAVSGGMRISRVEITDSGTFAFRDRDGYLVLTADLRVNSAPTISPPFPTLPLVGLIAGILFALIFCCCCVRKCCCKTSSPKRDEFATQAAAPLAVYLHDTNQPHCPSYCAAPAVDPTAPYSMNSLVSRESTTISLEPLVAPPGGQGVDAAPSLGQDFLSSDTEPTFQLKGPHYAPPLSSRSTFSDVYTSDKLNFL
- the LOC119210709 gene encoding uncharacterized protein LOC119210709 isoform X1 encodes the protein MLSSIFSCENDMLLFYATVVSVLFGGSSSLQFESKCFGSSLTFPFYLGPPLFYGQLYFTPSTGGPSQLMMDNMKAKHPRIKVERTSVSFIQLTEKDEGMFSTSHDHGAKQNALKLRIMACADEVMQNYGDKFSKEVPREAEFLEFTPLQSGDQLKVLWNRSDPQAINRGRGQINRNFYNIRNLNQADTGFYNFRGKDNTLISRIKLEVKAWRRYYNREVNEEVLIENPPNIHPWTGAFRPELEMENQTLMRGGRLLTEEETDSHSVSFAGRLQAVSGGMRISRVEITDSGTFAFRDRDGYLVLTADLRVNSAPTISPPFPTLPLVGLIAGILFALIFCCCCVRKCCCKTSSPKRDEFATQAAAPLAVYLHDTNQPHCPSYCAAPAVDPTAPYSMNSLVSRESTTISLEPLVAPPGGQGVDAAPSLGQDFLSSDTEPTFQLKGPHYAPPLSSRSTFSDVYTSDKLNFL
- the LOC119210708 gene encoding uncharacterized protein LOC119210708, yielding MRALQRTFLSPHPYSHNRSQIPRRWIHSSHIQVKKMSYSAMLAFLSALPISLAWDASSTREEAQIVCAGREFRLPVYSSSRTVTFTPNPEGPRRVLLDKTIVKDPRFEWTRDRMLVLREVTHSDQGLYAIKLVSGFTYEAVRLIVSECIKSYHGKYGDKFEHSIPENGSLLEFSPRGAPPEAMPVVLWNRTDPVTSDAGRGRLRGGKVWVAERVTQADQGNYTVRDSQGKVLYRSSLTVREHSFNVTRFTKESLNLPLFLPVPHVHLIFTPTRFLDESSPGPFDHKPPRGPVQLIREGHIMDHDMRYRGLISLVRNGSINEVAIVRLNSRHDGFYEIRDVVGNLVSSTWLQVIEKGGRWRALLRSITVPSGLFVSLVGFILFMRRYPNCSLSQLVAILRINRVPPANPPRVNIQDYSRPSPHPSSYHTHAEPPVTPRKCTPRASPTHTGFCPVMVGTARAENQEANTSAATSSPLHNSTTEPDSSHYNEEERRISFLMPGASDCLHSSEDCVKFQIKKDKDNGRRSTSRGYFSTLPLDRDTSDSCSVYTSEKLNFL
- the prpf19 gene encoding pre-mRNA-processing factor 19, which gives rise to MSLVCAISNEVPEHPCVSPVSSQVFERRLIEKYIAENGTDPMNGQPLSEEQLVDIKVSHPIRPKAPSATSIPAILKSLQDEWDAVMLHSFTLRQQLQTTRQELSHALYQHDAACRVIARLTKEVTAAREALATLKPQAGLVAPQAIPTSQPAAAGAGGEPMEISEQVGMTPEIIQKLQNKATILTTERKKRGKTVPEELIRAEDLSKYRQVASHAGLHSASVPGILALDLCPSDTNKVLTGGADKNVVVFDKSDEQIVATLKGHTKKVTSVIYHPSQSVVFSASPDSTIRVWSVAGGNCVQVVRAHEGGVTGLSLHATGDYLLSSSEDQYWAFSDIQTGRVLTKVTDESAGCALTCAQFHPDGLIFGTGTADSQIKIWDLKERTNVANFPGHSGPVTSIAFSENGYYLATGAQDSSIKLWDLRKLKNFKTITLDNNYEVKSLVFDQSGTYLAVGGSDIRVYICKQWSEVLNFTNHTGLVTGVAFGENAQFLTSAGMDRSLKVYSL